CGAAGGATTTTGCTAAAGAGTTGATACGCAAGGATTTTCAAAACGAACAAATTGTGGAACTGACAAAACTAGATCTAGTTGAAGTTGAGGAATTAAGGGAATCACTTTAAACATAAGAAAAGAGCTGAAAATACCGAAACCAGACTAACTTCCGGTTTCGGTATTTACTTTTCATCAATAATATTCTATACTAAACCCAGCTGGTTATAACCAGTCAAGGAGGTGGCAAATTAGGTATTGGATAAGAAAAGCAGGGTACCATTGTATTTGCAACTGATGGAGGATTTAATTAATAAAATAAAAAATCAGGCGTACCGGGAGAATGAAAAACTGCCATCCGAGCGTGAACTTTGTGACTTGTACGATTTAAGCCGGATCACAGTGAGGCAAGCGCTGCAGGAGCTGGAACGCGAAGGCTACATTTATAAATTGCACGGAAAAGGCACATTTGTAGCGCCTGAATCCTATAATCAACATTTAGTGAAATTGTATAGTTTTACAGAAGAGATGAAGCAAATTGGGAAGAAGCCCACAACAAATGTGATGTCATTTAAAGAAATGGCTGTGGATGAAAGATTAGCAGATAAAATGAATTTGTCACCATCGGAGGAGGTTTTCCAGGTGGTTCGTCTGCGTCTGGCTGATGATGAACCGTTAATGTATGAAACTTCTTATTTGCCGAAAAAAGTATTTCCTCATTTAACTGGGCATGATCTGAAGCATAAGCCGATGTATGATGTTTTTTATGAGGGCTATCACGTGAATGTGACGAAAGCGGTAGAACGATTTTCAGCGACGATGATTCGCAAGGAAGAAGCTGGCCACCTGCAAATGCTGCCGGAGCAACCAGCCATGTTAATTAAGCGCCACGCTTATCATAATGAGCAGGTGATTGAGTATACAATTAGTGTCTCACGCGGGGATAAATTTGATTATACTGTTGAGCTGACATAACGATTTGGGAGAGGATTGCATGAATCGGGGACAGTCTCCCAAAAATAAATAAACTGGTTATGACAACATAACCACAATGATCAATTGGAGGTAACTAACATGCTTAATTTAACAAATGAAATCTTGGAAACAAGAAGTGCTGTCCATACGGCTAGGGAAATTTATCAGCAGCCGGATGTGTGGCAGGAATTATTCGCGTTACTTGCTGAGCAAGAGGTGGCATTAAAGGATTTTATTGAATCAATTTATAAAAAACATGATCAGGTGCGGGTGATTTTCACCGGTGCGGGGACTTCGGCGTTCGCGGGGGATACGGTTGTGCCGGAATTGCGGAGGCAGAATAGCAACGCGCAGGTTCAATTCGAATCGATTGCAACAACGGATATTGTATCAAATCCGACCACGTATCTACATCAGAAAGTACCGACGATCATGGTGTCTTTTGCACGGTCTGGTAATAGTCCGGAGAGTGTTGCGGCGGTTTCGCTCGGGGAAGAGTTGATACAACAATTCTACCAGGTTGTGATTACGTGCAATCAGGAGGGGCAGCTTGCCAAGAATGTGAAGGGTGATACAAACAGTATGACGGTTGTAATGCCGGAGGATGTGCATGATCAGGGATTTGCGATGACAAGCAGCTTTACCAGCATGGTTATCGCGGCGTACGCACTGTTTGCGGAAGAATCTTTTACAATTGGCGAGGCAAAACAGCTGATAGAAAGCGCTGCGGCATTACGGGATCTTACACCCGATACGGTTGATGACATATTGAATTTCGACTTCGAGCGCATTGTTTATCTTGGCTCAGGTTTGCTTGGCCAGCTTTCCCATGAGGCCTCGTTAAAAATGCTGGAGCTTTCTGCAGGTCAGGTTACCGCGATTCACGAGTCATCATTAGGATTCAGGCATGGCCCGAAATCTATTTTGAACGATAAGTCCGTTACGGTTCTTTTCATGTCGCAGGATCCTTACACGAGGAAATACGATGTGGATATTTTGCGTGAATTGGCGGCTGATGATTCCGGGATGAAGATTGTTGCGCTTACGGAGAAAAAGGATCTGGAGGTAGAGGCGCTGGCAGATTGGATGGTTACCGTGAATGATGGGTATGATCGCTTTGCCAATGATTTTCAGCTTGCCGTTGTGTATATTATTTTTGCCCAAACACTAGCATTGAAAAAATCGCTGCAATTAGGCATCACGCCAGATAACCCGAGTCCGGATGGGCGGGTAAATCGCGTTGTTCAGGGCGTGACGATCTATGACTACGAATAAGTATTATCTTAAAGCCGATCGGTTTCTATTAGAGAACGGTGAAAAATCCGATGCTTTTTTAGCTGTGGAAAATGGTAGATTTGGAGACTTTGTGGAAAAAGTACCAGAAAATGCAGCGGTCGTTGACTGGAGCGGATACACGATCGCGCCCGGGCTAGTTGATACGCATATTCATGGCATCAATGGCTACGATATCATGGATGGAACGGTCGAAGCGGTTCGCGGGGTCTCTGCTGCACTGCCAGCTCTTGGTGTCACGCGGTTTCTGCCCACCACGTTGACAGCTTACGAAGCGGATTTACAAAAGGCGATTCAGGCGGTTGTTGCTGCTGTTAATGAAGGATTGTCTGGCGCTCAATCGGAGGGGATTTTTCTAGAAGGTCCTTATTTCACTGAAAAACATAAAGGTGCGCAGAATCCAGGTTATTTTCGGGACCCCGACTACGAGGAATTTCAGTTGTGGCAGGAACTTTCACAGCATACGATTGTCAAAATTGCTCTGGCACCTGAACGGGATGGTGCATCAGATTTTATTCGCAAAGTTAGCAGCAAGGGAGTTCTAGCGAGTATTGCGCACACGGACGCGGGCTATGACCGCTGCAAGGATGCTTTGGATGCTGGTGCTAGGAATTTCGTTCATCTGTTTAATGGGATGTCCGGATTGCATCACCGGGAACCAGGTGTTGCTGGTGCAGCGCTGATAAGCAAAGATGCCTTTGCGGAATTAATTTGCGATGGCCATCATGTTCATCGGGATATCGCGTCAATGGTGGTAGGAATAAAAGGGGATAAAACCGTTTTAATCACCGATTGCATGCGGGCCGGATTGTTGCCAGATGGAAACTATCATTTGGGCGAATTTCCTGTCGTTTTGAAAGACGGGGTAGCACGGACAGAGACCGGATCTTTAGCTGGCAGTACATTGCGGCTGATTGATGGCGTGAAAAAATTACATGCGTGGAGTGGTCGGCCGTTAAGCGAAATCTGGCATTTAGCATCATTATCACCGGCCAAAAGTCTGGCTCGGGATAATGAATTAGGTAGCTTACAAACAGGAAAACTAGCTGATTTTGTTGTGATGGATGATGAATTGAACATCCAGGCGACAGCTATTGAAGGAAAAATTGCCTATCAAGCGGGGGTGGAAAGCTGATGATTTTAACCGTTACATTGAATCCTGCTGTTGATATTAGTTATAAGCTTGAAAAGTTCAACCTCGATACCGTTAATCGCGTGCAGGATATTTCAAAAACAGCCGGCGGGAAGGGGCTGAATGTGACACGGGTCCTGGAGCAACTGGGAGAAGAAGTTGCTGCGACTGGATTTTTGGGTGGCGGTTTAGGGGATTTTATTCGGACCGACCTTTCTGGGATCCAGGATTATTTTGTAACGATTGAAGGGGAAACAAGAAATTGTATCGCGGTGATCCACGAAGGCAAACAGACGGAAATTCTGGAGAGTGGGCCGGTTATCTCCGGCAGTGAGGGCGAGTTATTCTTGGCAAGCTTTTCCGAATATGTGCAAAAGGTAGATATCATTACAATATCCGGCAGCCTGCCACGGGGCTTACCCGATGACTTTTATGAAAAAGTTATCCGTGCTGCCGGCGATACTCCAGTTTTGCTTGACACCAAGGGCGAATTATTGAAGAAAACACTGAAAAGCAAACCTTATGTAATCAAACCCAATGTAGATGAATTAGGAGATTTACTTGGTAGGGCGATTACGGATGAGCAGGATATTGTTGCCGCATTAGGCTCGGAAATATTTGCCGATATCCCATGGGTTGTGGTGACAAACGGAGCGGACGGTGCTGTTGTGAAGCATAATGATGCTGTGTACCAGGCGACAATACCGCAAGTCAAAGCAGTAAACCCAGTCGGATCCGGCGATGCAGTGCTAGCCGGATTTGCCGCAGGACTATCACGCGGTTTGGCGGATGAGGATTTAATAAAATTCGGCCTAGCCATGGGCGTACTAAACGCCCTCGAAGAACAAACCGGCCACATCACACCAGAAAAAATAGACTGGTGCATTGGAGAGATTAGTGGGACATGGGGACAGGTCCCGTGTCCCGGAAACCCGGGCGTGAAAGAGTGAAAGGGACATGGGGAGAAAGGGACATGGGGACAGGTCCCTTGTCCCGGAGTCGGAGGGGTTGAGCCGCGATTAAAACTCAGGAGACAGCACACTGAACTTGGGCGAGAACCAGCCGAACTCAGGCGGCACCACGTCGAACTTGGGCCAGAGCCGCCAAAACTCGAGAGACAGCGCGTCGAACTCGGGCCAGATACTACTAAACTCAGGCGACACCTCATCAAACTCGGGACAAAACTCACCTATCCAACAAAATCAATTACAGGAGGCAAATAAATCTATGAAACTATCACCAGGTAAGCAGCGGGGATTGGAAGCAATCTCAGATGAAAATCATATTATTTTTGCGACGGCGATGGACCAGCGCGGGTCATTGGGCAAGATGATTCAATCGTTGAATGACACGATTACATATGAGGATGGACTAAGTAAGTTTAAAGTGGGCGTTAGTGAGGTGCTTGGCAATCAATCTTCATCCTTGCTGCTTGATCCGGAATACGGGTGGGACGCTGCCGGGAAGTTAAATAAGGAAATTGGATTGATTATGGCGTATGAAAAAACCGGATACGATGCAACTGAGCAGGGTCGCCTTCCGAACTTGGTGGATGATTATGCGGTGCAGGATCTTGTGAAAGCGGGTGCCAGCGCAGTTAAGCTGCTTGTGTATTATGACCATAAAGAGGATGAAAAATATAATAAGATAAAAAACGCACTCATTAAACGGGTGGGCGATGAATGCAGGCAAAATGACCTTTTGTTTATCCTGGAGCCAGTCTCCTACAGTGCGGACGGCCTTTCCGCGAAGGGTGCAGATTTTGCAAAAACGAAGCCGGAGATTATTGAATTTTTCATGGAGGAATTTTCAAAAGAGGAATATGGTGTTGATTTGTTAAAGGTAGAGGTGCCGGTGTCCATTTTCCATATCGAGGGTTACGATCAGTACGATAATTACGAACCAGTTTATAGTCAAGAGGAGGCGGCTCGATATTATCGCAGATGCTCACAAAAAAGCGGTGTGCCGTTCATTTATTTAAGTGGTGGCGTCACCAATAAACAATTCGTTGATACGCTTCATTTTGCAAAAAATGCAGAATCTCAGTTTAGCGGCGTTCTTTGCGGGAGAGCAACATGGAAGGACGGCGTTAAGGAGTTTGCGCAAGAGGGCAAGGATGCTTATTATCAATGGCTCGAAACAAAAGGTACAGATAATTTGAATAAGGTTAAGGCGGCTGTTGAGGAGACTGCGGTGCCTTGGAGTGAGTTTGATAACTAGCATGTCGTTTTTTAAGCATTCCTTGTTCAAAATTCAATGTTTTACTTTTAACTGTCTAAAGAATATATACGATAGTATTATGAAGGGCCTCGCTATAGGATTAGCGAGGCCCTTTGATTATTCGGCTGGTAACTCCTTATGAGATTAATCCCCCACGCTTTTAGTCAATTCTGATTAAATAATTAACTAGTAAATTAGGCTGAGTTTGAAGTATAATATATAGGAAAAATTTACTGTGTAGGGGCTGGTTTGGTGGTTAAGAAGAAGGGTAAGAAGTTTTGGATTTCAAGTGTATTGGGAGTTATTATTTTCATATTTTTAATTGTATCGGTAAGTAACAGTGCTGCTGCAACAAAGCGAGCAGATAAAGAGGTTTCTGATTTGGAATCGAATTTAGATGAGAAAAATAGCAGAATCGCCGAATTGGAAGATGATTTGGAGGAAAAGGATTCAACTATTGCTGAGTTAAATAAGAAGGTAGAAGAAGCCGAACCATGGTTTAAGCTTTCTAAAAAAGAACAAGAACGAAAAATAGCGGAAGAAAAGAAAAAAGAAGAAGCAGAAAAAGCCGCTGCAGCCAAGAAAGCGGCAGAGGAAGAAAAAGCAAGGTTAGCTGCTGAGGAAGCAGAAAGGAAGAAGCAGGAGGAGAAAGAAAAGCAAGGGTATGAGACTGGTATCACATTTGAACAACTTGCTCGAACACCTGATGATTATGAAGGTGAAAAGGTTACGTTTTCAGGTAAAGTGGTTCAAGTAATTGAAGGTGAAGACACTACTGTACAATTAAGAATCGCTGTTAACGATGATTATGACAAGGTTATTTTTGCAGAGTATGATTCTTCCATTGTCGATTCGCGGGTGTTGGAAGACGATCAAATAACAATAATGGGAATATCCTCAGGTTTGTTGTCTTACGAATCAACTATGGGGGGAACTATAACTATTCCTTCAATTATTGTTGATAAAATCGAACAGTAGAAAATAGAAAGAACGCAGTAGTTATTCTAAACTTTAGTAATAAAAAGAAGTAATCGCGAGGGCGGTTACTTCTTTTTATTTAGACTTTGCTCTAACTAACCGGCCCTTTGTAACCACAACTGCGGTTGAAATCCGGTTTCATGATGCTGTAAAAATGCTAATTATCTTACCCGTGTTATAGCATTATAGTTCGAGTTTGGAAGTCTGTGTCCTGGCTTAATCTTGATTAAGGATTTTACCAGCCGAGTTTTCATTAACTTAAAGGTCGAAAAATAAAATTCTTCAACACGAACGTTCATTCGAATTATTCTACTATTCTAAAAGACATTATGGTAAAATAAAACCAGCAACTACATAGGTATTGTGGGCGGTTGGCCATCTCCTTGTTTCTTAGCCACATGGATAGGAGGTGGTAGGATGACGACATTCGAAGCATTAAGTTTGGTAGCACAATTTGGCTTGGTTCAACTAGCTACTCTGACTTTAATTGTAACTATTGTCGTTTACCTAAAACAAAAGAAGTAACCGCCCCCATGCATGGTCGCGTTTACTTCTTTTAGTTCAGACACAATTTCTGTGGCCAACTGCTCTTAATGCAGTTTGTAGTTGCCGTGGGACCGGGTAGTAAGAGCTACTCGGTTCCTTATTAATAAGTATATTATATTTCTAATTAATTATACTGTCAATGTGTTTACTTTCTTTCGGGCAGCATTCCGTCAGAGTTGATGTCTGCTGTCGCAAGTTTAACCGACTGTAGCCGATTTTTTACCACCTGGTTTTCATTAACATGACGGTGAAAACTTAAGTTTTAAAAGGTAATTACTCAACCCGAACGTTCATTCCAATTTTTCTACTATTCTAAAGAGTATTATGGTAAAATAAAACCAGCAACTACATAGGTATTGTGGGCGGTTGGCCATCTCCTTGTTTCTTAGCCACATAGATAGGAGGTGGTAGGATGACGACATTCGAAGCATTAAGTTTAGTAGCACAATTTGGTTTAGTCCAACTAGCTACTATAACCCTAATTGTGACTTTTGTCGTTTATCTAAAACAAAAGAAGTAACCGCCCCCTAACCGGTCGCGATTACTTCTTTTAGATAATACAGCTAGATCGTGGCCAACTGCTCTTAATGCAGTTTGTGGTTGCCGTGGGACCGGGTAGTTAGAGCTACTCGGTTCCTTATTAATAAGTATATTATAAATTCAAATAATTATACTGTCAAATGTGTTTGATCCTGTATAACTAGAAAATGCTTGTCTCTGAATTTTCGGGATCCTCACCCGACTTCATCGTCCCATCGCCCGACTTGCACATACCGGCCCATTTTCCATAAACCCTTATCATACATAGAAAGAGAGGAAATCAAATGAAAATAGAAGGAAACCGGATATTCCTACAATCACTTGATAGCAGTTTTGGGGAAGCCATACTGGCGTTAGAAATAAGGAATCAGGAATTTTTTAAGCAATTTACAATCGAGCGTGATGCGGATTTTTATACACTGGAAAGTCAATTGAAAAGGCTGCGTAAAAAAGAGAAGGAAAGGGAGGATGATAAAGGATATCTTTTTGGCATTTTCCAGCAAGAAAGCCAGGAATTAATTGGTGAAATCGACTTGTTTAAAATAGAAAGGGGACCCGCTCAATGTGCGATGGTCGGGTATTCTCTCGATAAAAGTCTAAATGGAAATGGGTATATGACCGAAGCAATCAAACTCGTAGTGAACCATGCGTTCCATGACTTGGAGCTCCATCGGCTTGAAGCCGGCGTCATGCCGCACAACCTGGGCTCAATCAGGGCACTGGAAAAATCCGGGTTTCACAAAGAGGGAATTGCCGAGAAGAATGTTAAGATAAATGGCAGGTGGGAGGACCATCAAATGCTGGCTATCGTAAATCCTGAAGACTGATAGAAATCAAAAATAAACAATTGAGGTGTTCACATGCGAATGGTATTCATCGGCGACAGTATTACGGAATCGGGGAGATTTGCTGAACTTGAGAACCTCGGTACCGGCTATGTACGGTTAATCCATGATTATTTGATTACAACATACCCGGAAAGCCCGCTGGAAATTATTAATAAAGGCATCAGCGGTAATAGAAT
This Virgibacillus phasianinus DNA region includes the following protein-coding sequences:
- a CDS encoding GntR family transcriptional regulator; the encoded protein is MDKKSRVPLYLQLMEDLINKIKNQAYRENEKLPSERELCDLYDLSRITVRQALQELEREGYIYKLHGKGTFVAPESYNQHLVKLYSFTEEMKQIGKKPTTNVMSFKEMAVDERLADKMNLSPSEEVFQVVRLRLADDEPLMYETSYLPKKVFPHLTGHDLKHKPMYDVFYEGYHVNVTKAVERFSATMIRKEEAGHLQMLPEQPAMLIKRHAYHNEQVIEYTISVSRGDKFDYTVELT
- a CDS encoding SIS domain-containing protein, which codes for MLNLTNEILETRSAVHTAREIYQQPDVWQELFALLAEQEVALKDFIESIYKKHDQVRVIFTGAGTSAFAGDTVVPELRRQNSNAQVQFESIATTDIVSNPTTYLHQKVPTIMVSFARSGNSPESVAAVSLGEELIQQFYQVVITCNQEGQLAKNVKGDTNSMTVVMPEDVHDQGFAMTSSFTSMVIAAYALFAEESFTIGEAKQLIESAAALRDLTPDTVDDILNFDFERIVYLGSGLLGQLSHEASLKMLELSAGQVTAIHESSLGFRHGPKSILNDKSVTVLFMSQDPYTRKYDVDILRELAADDSGMKIVALTEKKDLEVEALADWMVTVNDGYDRFANDFQLAVVYIIFAQTLALKKSLQLGITPDNPSPDGRVNRVVQGVTIYDYE
- the nagA gene encoding N-acetylglucosamine-6-phosphate deacetylase; this encodes MTTNKYYLKADRFLLENGEKSDAFLAVENGRFGDFVEKVPENAAVVDWSGYTIAPGLVDTHIHGINGYDIMDGTVEAVRGVSAALPALGVTRFLPTTLTAYEADLQKAIQAVVAAVNEGLSGAQSEGIFLEGPYFTEKHKGAQNPGYFRDPDYEEFQLWQELSQHTIVKIALAPERDGASDFIRKVSSKGVLASIAHTDAGYDRCKDALDAGARNFVHLFNGMSGLHHREPGVAGAALISKDAFAELICDGHHVHRDIASMVVGIKGDKTVLITDCMRAGLLPDGNYHLGEFPVVLKDGVARTETGSLAGSTLRLIDGVKKLHAWSGRPLSEIWHLASLSPAKSLARDNELGSLQTGKLADFVVMDDELNIQATAIEGKIAYQAGVES
- a CDS encoding hexose kinase, which translates into the protein MILTVTLNPAVDISYKLEKFNLDTVNRVQDISKTAGGKGLNVTRVLEQLGEEVAATGFLGGGLGDFIRTDLSGIQDYFVTIEGETRNCIAVIHEGKQTEILESGPVISGSEGELFLASFSEYVQKVDIITISGSLPRGLPDDFYEKVIRAAGDTPVLLDTKGELLKKTLKSKPYVIKPNVDELGDLLGRAITDEQDIVAALGSEIFADIPWVVVTNGADGAVVKHNDAVYQATIPQVKAVNPVGSGDAVLAGFAAGLSRGLADEDLIKFGLAMGVLNALEEQTGHITPEKIDWCIGEISGTWGQVPCPGNPGVKE
- a CDS encoding tagatose 1,6-diphosphate aldolase, with product MKLSPGKQRGLEAISDENHIIFATAMDQRGSLGKMIQSLNDTITYEDGLSKFKVGVSEVLGNQSSSLLLDPEYGWDAAGKLNKEIGLIMAYEKTGYDATEQGRLPNLVDDYAVQDLVKAGASAVKLLVYYDHKEDEKYNKIKNALIKRVGDECRQNDLLFILEPVSYSADGLSAKGADFAKTKPEIIEFFMEEFSKEEYGVDLLKVEVPVSIFHIEGYDQYDNYEPVYSQEEAARYYRRCSQKSGVPFIYLSGGVTNKQFVDTLHFAKNAESQFSGVLCGRATWKDGVKEFAQEGKDAYYQWLETKGTDNLNKVKAAVEETAVPWSEFDN
- a CDS encoding toxin regulator, which produces MVKKKGKKFWISSVLGVIIFIFLIVSVSNSAAATKRADKEVSDLESNLDEKNSRIAELEDDLEEKDSTIAELNKKVEEAEPWFKLSKKEQERKIAEEKKKEEAEKAAAAKKAAEEEKARLAAEEAERKKQEEKEKQGYETGITFEQLARTPDDYEGEKVTFSGKVVQVIEGEDTTVQLRIAVNDDYDKVIFAEYDSSIVDSRVLEDDQITIMGISSGLLSYESTMGGTITIPSIIVDKIEQ
- a CDS encoding putative holin-like toxin, which gives rise to MTTFEALSLVAQFGLVQLATLTLIVTIVVYLKQKK
- a CDS encoding putative holin-like toxin; protein product: MTTFEALSLVAQFGLVQLATITLIVTFVVYLKQKK
- a CDS encoding GNAT family N-acetyltransferase, giving the protein MKIEGNRIFLQSLDSSFGEAILALEIRNQEFFKQFTIERDADFYTLESQLKRLRKKEKEREDDKGYLFGIFQQESQELIGEIDLFKIERGPAQCAMVGYSLDKSLNGNGYMTEAIKLVVNHAFHDLELHRLEAGVMPHNLGSIRALEKSGFHKEGIAEKNVKINGRWEDHQMLAIVNPED